GCGAAAGGACTCGAACCTTCGATATCTTGCACCCAAAGCAAGCGCCATAGCCGCTAGGCAACGCCCCGAGAAACGGGAGTATCATACCTTGCTTGCGCTTCGGACGTCAAGGTAATACGATGGTTGCATGCGTGATGTCATCCATACCATCTACGACATTCTGGATCGTACCAGTCCCAAGGAAATCCGTTTTCTCAAGGAAACGGATCCCTTCCGGTTCCTCTGCCAGGTGGTGTTGTCCGCCCAGACCACCGATGAAGCGGTCAACGAAGTCTCAAAACAATTGTTTACGTTGTTTCCGGACCGACATTCCCTGGCCGTCGCCGATCCCGCTGATGTGGAACGCGTCATTCATCGTCTGGGATTCTTCCGTGCCAAGGCAAAGCATTTGATCGCCCTGGCCAACGCGCTGGATGGCGAGGACATCCCTAGGGATATTTCCGGGCTTTGTGCGCTTCCCGGGGTGGGGCGCAAGACGGCGAATTGTTATCTTGGTGACATTATGGGCCAGCCCGCGGTCATCGTGGACACCCATTTCGCCCGGGTGGTGCGACGCTTGGGCTTGGTGGACTCCACCGATCCCACCATCGTTGAACGGGAAATCCGTTCGGTTCTGGAGCCGGAGAAATGGTATCGTTTCTCCATGACGGCAAACCTGTTTGGACGGACGGTATGCCACGCCAAGCGGCCATCCTGTGATACCTGTCCGTTGGCTACGCTTTGCCCTTCCAAAGACGCCGTTCGGAACGTACCGTCCACGTGACCCTCCATGGCTCCCAGGAAATCTCCAGCCGCATCAGACGGAAATCGGTGATGGCCGGAAGCGTAATCTTCTCTGTGTCCACCTGTTTCGAGCAGAGATAGATGCCGGAGATTGGATCGGCAATGTCCAAAGCGCCATACATTGTTTCCAACCCGGTGACGGGAAGGACCAGCATGCCATGGGTGAAGACGGAAGAAGGCGCGATGATTCCCGTCTGGGGAGCCGGAACAAGGGAAGGGGGTTCCTCTTTTCCCGTCGTTCCCAGCAGAACCACAGGGGGGAGCGCCCGTGTCGTCGGTTCTCCACTGTGCCGGAACAGCCAGGTCCGGAGGCGAT
This DNA window, taken from Sphaerochaeta sp., encodes the following:
- a CDS encoding endonuclease III, with the protein product MRDVIHTIYDILDRTSPKEIRFLKETDPFRFLCQVVLSAQTTDEAVNEVSKQLFTLFPDRHSLAVADPADVERVIHRLGFFRAKAKHLIALANALDGEDIPRDISGLCALPGVGRKTANCYLGDIMGQPAVIVDTHFARVVRRLGLVDSTDPTIVEREIRSVLEPEKWYRFSMTANLFGRTVCHAKRPSCDTCPLATLCPSKDAVRNVPST